One genomic segment of Gossypium arboreum isolate Shixiya-1 chromosome 3, ASM2569848v2, whole genome shotgun sequence includes these proteins:
- the LOC108474574 gene encoding universal stress protein PHOS34-like — protein MNPQQPNPSEPDLQVPSLASLRIQPSSPRFPFSTPIAGSQRRIAIAVDLSDESAYAVRWAVQNYLRPGDAVVLLHVRPTSVLYGADWGSIKLQITPNSTNNHENATAISGDHSDEESQQKLENDFDVFTTTKANTLAQPLVDAQIPFKIHIVKDHDMKERLCLEVERLGLSAVIMGSRGFGASRRTCKGRLGSVSDYCVHHCICPVVVVRYPDEENGNGGAEKVTKKNIVEDVELQPVPEEEQECHDAEEGYTDA, from the exons ATGAATCCACAACAACCCAATCCATCGGAACCCGACCTTCAGGTTCCATCCCTCGCTTCCCTCCGAATCCAGCCCTCTTCCCCACGTTTCCCTTTCTCTACCCCCATCGCCGGTTCTCAGCGTCGCATCGCCATCGCCGTTGACTTAAGCGACGAGAGTGCTTATGCCGTCCGCTGGGCTGTCCAGAATTACCTTCGTCCTGGAGACGCCGTCGTCCTCCTCCACGTACGTCCGACTTCCGTCCTTTACGGAGCCGACTGGGGCTCTATCAAACTCCAAATCACCCCCAACTCCACGAATAATCACGAAAACGCCACCGCCATCAGCGGCGATCACTCCGACGAAGAGTCGCAGCAGAAACTCGAGAACGACTTCGACGTTTTCACGACAACCAAAGCGAACACGCTGGCCCAGCCGTTAGTGGATGCTCAGATTCCGTTTAAAATCCACATAGTAAAAGACCATGACATGAAGGAGAGATTGTGTTTGGAAGTGGAGAGATTAGGGCTGAGTGCAGTGATCATGGGGAGCAGAGGATTCGGAGCCTCTAGAAGAACCTGCAAGGGAAGGCTAGGAAGCGTTAGTGATTATTGCGTCCACCACTGCATTTGTCCTGTGGTAGTGGTCCGGTACCCTGATGAGGAAAATGGAAATGGTGGAGCTGAGAAGGTGACGAAGAAGAACATTGTTGAAGATGTGGAGCTGCAGCCGGTACCTGAAGAGGAACAGGAGTGTCATGATGCGGAGGAGGGATACACAG ATGCTTAA
- the LOC108476394 gene encoding G-type lectin S-receptor-like serine/threonine-protein kinase At2g19130: MEPWLKLSVLVFMWFSFNSQLSLGADTISANRSLSGNQTIVSLGGNFVLGFFTPGKSSNYYIGIWYGGKVSEQTPVWVANREIPVRDTQSSELKLSDGNLVLFNESKVPIWSTNISSSSSSSVVAVLEDSGNLVLRDGPNSTTPLWQSLDHPTHTWLPGGKISLNKRTNQSQLLISWKNSEDPAPGLFSLELDPEGTNQYLILWNRTRQYWTSGPWDEQARIFTLVPEMRLNYIYNFSFHSDENESYFTYSLYNPDTISRFVMDISGQIKQLSWLEGSKEWNLFWSQPRQQCQVYAYCGAFGSCTEGGLPFCNCLRGFHQKSQSAWNLSDFSDGCERTTKLQCEENRTLTNGKPDKFLTSPNVKLPQNAQPMTATSISECESTCLQNCSCTAYAYDSDGCRIWIGQLLDLQQLADDASDGKTLYLRLAASEFSSSSNNNGIIIGAAAGSVSLVLVLVIFGIWRWRRRTTINPKAVEGSLLAFGYRDLQSATKNFSEKLGGGGFGSVFKGTLPDSSVIAVKQLESINQGEKQFRTEVSTIGTIQHVNLVRLRGFCSEGTRKLLVYDYMPNGSLDAHLFHEEKSKALTWKTRYQIALGTARGLAYLHEKCRDCIIHCDIKPENILLDAEFCPKVADFGLAKLIGRDFSRVLTTMRGTRGYLAPEWISGVPVTAKADVYSYGMMLFEFVSGRRNSEQSEDGKVRFFPTLAASVMTQDDDVLTLLDPQLNGDAPEEELSRICKVACWCVQDDEARRPSMGQVVQILEGVLDVNLPPIPRFLQVFGDNSDHVVFFTESSSNQSSQTPSYTSTASSQAKSNTSSMSS; this comes from the coding sequence ATGGAGCCATGGCTCAAGCTTTCTGTACTAGTCTTTATGTGGTTTTCTTTCAATAGCCAACTCTCCTTAGGGGCAGACACCATCTCAGCAAATCGGTCTCTCTCCGGTAATCAGACCATTGTTTCATTGGGTGGAAACTTCGTGTTGGGCTTCTTCACACCAGGTAAGTCTTCCAACTACTACATAGGCATATGGTACGGCGGCAAGGTCTCTGAACAGACCCCAGTTTGGGTTGCAAACAGGGAGATACCAGTCCGTGATACACAATCTTCAGAACTAAAATTATCTGATGGTAACTTGGTTTTGTTCAACGAGTCCAAAGTACCAATTTGGTCCACCAATATTAGCTCAAGCAGCTCAAGTTCTGTAGTAGCAGTCCTTGAAGATAGTGGGAATCTTGTTCTAAGAGATGGTCCCAATTCAACAACACCTTTGTGGCAAAGTTTGGATCATCCCACACACACATGGCTTCCCGGTGGTAAGATTAGCTTAAATAAACGAACCAATCAAAGTCAACTTCttatttcatggaaaaattcAGAAGATCCTGCGCCGGGTCTCTTCTCTCTGGAGCTAGATCCCGAAGGAACCAATCAATATTTGATTCTGTGGAATAGGACCAGACAATACTGGACGAGTGGACCTTGGGATGAACAAGCAAGGATTTTCACTTTAGTTCCAGAAATGAGATTGAATTATATCTATAACTTCAGCTTTCATTCAGACGAAAACGAGAGTTATTTTACTTATTCGCTTTATAATCCTGATACCATATCTCGATTTGTTATGGATATTTCGGGGCAGATTAAGCAACTGTCTTGGTTGGAAGGTAGCAAGGAGTGGAATTTGTTTTGGTCACAGCCGAGACAACAATGCCAGGTTTATGCTTATTGTGGGGCTTTTGGCAGCTGCACCGAGGGAGGTTTGCCTTTCTGTAATTGTTTGAGAGGTTTCCATCAAAAGTCGCAATCCGCTTGGAATCTGAGCGATTTTTCTGATGGGTGTGAAAGGACAACCAAGCTGCAGTGTGAGGAGAATCGCACCCTTACTAATGGAAAGCCTGATAAATTTCTAACAAGCCCCAACGTGAAATTGCCTCAAAATGCTCAGCCTATGACCGCTACGAGCATATCGGAATGTGAATCAACCTGCCTTCAGAATTGCTCTTGCACTGCTTATGCTTATGACAGTGATGGGTGTAGAATTTGGATAGGCCAACTCTTGGATCTGCAACAACTTGCGGATGATGCTAGCGATGGCAAAACTCTATATCTCCGATTAGCGGCATCTGAATTTTCCAGTTCCAGCAACAATAATGGAATCATTATTGGAGCAGCTGCAGGGTCGGTGAGTTTAGTCCTGGTCCTTGTAATATTTGGAATCTGGAGATGGAGGCGGCGGACAACGATAAACCCGAAAGCTGTTGAAGGCTCGCTTCTAGCTTTCGGATATAGGGATTTACAGAGTGCAACCAAGAATTTCTCTGAAAAGCTTGGGGGAGGAGGCTTTGGTTCTGTTTTCAAAGGAACGTTGCCAGATTCGAGTGTCATCGCTGTGAAGCAGCTTGAGAGCATCAATCAGGGAGAGAAGCAGTTCCGCACAGAGGTCAGCACAATTGGGACGATCCAGCATGTTAATCTAGTGCGGCTTCGAGGGTTCTGCTCTGAAGGTACAAGGAAGCTGTTGGTGTATGATTACATGCCAAATGGTTCTTTGGATGCCCATCTTTTCCATGAAGAGAAATCTAAAGCTTTAACGTGGAAAACAAGGTACCAGATTGCACTTGGTACGGCTAGAGGCTTAGCTTATCTTCATGAGAAGTGCAGAGATTGTATTATTCACTGTGACATTAAGCCAGAGAACATTCTCTTGGATGCTGAATTCTGTCCCAAAGTCGCAGATTTTGGCCTGGCAAAGCTTATTGGGCGGGACTTCAGCAGGGTCCTGACAACTATGAGAGGGACAAGGGGCTATCTTGCACCCGAGTGGATTTCAGGAGTCCCGGTTACAGCTAAAGCTGATGTCTACAGCTACGGGATGATGTTGTTTGAGTTTGTGTCAGGAAGGAGAAACTCTGAACAATCTGAAGATGGCAAAGTTAGATTCTTTCCGACTTTGGCTGCTAGCGTAATGACCCAAGACGATGATGTGCTTACCCTATTAGACCCCCAATTGAATGGAGATGCCCCTGAAGAAGAGCTATCAAGAATATGTAAAGTGGCTTGTTGGTGTGTGCAAGATGATGAAGCTCGCAGGCCATCAATGGGTCAAGTAGTTCAGATCCTGGAGGGTGTTTTGGATGTGAACCTGCCTCCAATTCCGAGGTTTCTACAAGTGTTTGGGGACAATTCGGACCATGTAGTCTTCTTCACAGAGTCATCTTCGAACCAGAGTTCACAGACACCGAGCTACACCTCAACTGCGTCTTCTCAGGCTAAGAGTAACACATCATCAATGAGTTCATGA